Below is a window of Corvus cornix cornix isolate S_Up_H32 chromosome 2, ASM73873v5, whole genome shotgun sequence DNA.
ATTAGATaccatttgaaaaacaaactgcAGACTCAAAAAATCCCAGCCACTACAGAAAACCATGACTTCAGCCAACATAACTAGAGGAGCAGCATCATTATGCAAGGAACACTGTATGTTGATTTGAGAGAGACACAAAAGAAGTAACAGAATGAAATTCAAGAAGGCTAAAACCTAATAAATAGTGTAACCCTGCTCAAGAACAAAAAGGAGCTAAATTACCTCTTTGACCTTTAACTTACCATTTGAACTTCCATCTTCAGAAGTTCTGCCTATTtggcaatccagcatttcactCTCCTCTCTTAGGTCTAAACATTCAGGAAGCCTGGCACTCTTTTTTTCAGTAGGGGATTCAGCCACAAGGGTCAGTCTctcactttcattttctgtcccATTTTTCTGTTGTCCTTGGAGTACATTTTCATGTTCTTCCATAGGACTATCTTCGGAGGATGCAAACTGAACATTCTCCCTCTTTGCTGCAATACTTGAAGAGCAttcctttattttgcattttctttttgacttATCTACAGAAAGATACAAAAAAATGTAATCCAAAACAGTTCtttcttcaaaacacagcagcagcatcttgcAAGGAAAATAACTACAGAAGCTTCAGTACCATCTCCCTACATGTGTCTAGAGAAAGGGTTGCAAGTTAATGAGATCGGTTCTCTATTAGATATATTAtaggcagggaaggggaaaacacTGTTTCATGTAACTGAAAACTAGCTGAGCCGTTCAAAAGAGCCACAGACAATGTTTTGGACTTAAGAGGCAGGTGCCATTAAATGTCAGTTGGGCCATCAAGGCCAGGCTCTTCCAATGTCAAGCAGCCACTGCACTTCAACTTCATAAGCACATTGAATGAATGACCTCAGGATTTACTCCACATTTTGAAGCAgcataatgaaatatttaatgccTCTGGCATGAAGAACCAAGGATCACAGGAACCTGGCCACAGGAACACAGAAGGTAGAGAAGTGACTTTGGCACCTTCTCCAAGAAAGtctgaataaaatgaaacttGCCATTAGAGCAGGGGGTACTGGCATTCACAGGCACTGTGGGCATCTTCCATTTTTCATTACACTTTGGGTCTTCTTTCTTACACCCTGCGGAGCAAAGAATTGTGTCTTGTGTGGCTGGTTACAAAGCACGAGACAAGTCTTAAAATCCTCAGCATCAAAAAACATACCTCTTTCTTTACGAGATTCCTTAATTTTTTGGCAGCGTTGCTCAAAATCTTCATTCATTTCATGCCTCACTATGGAATATGCAGTATCACTCAAAGTACAAGCTTTGTGCCTCAGGAGGGGATCTGAAATTTTACAGTCAGAACTGAGAATTTTCTACCAGTCAATGAAAGTCTTTATTTTGGTTACTtagaatgatttttcttttttcataggCAGGTTCTGAAAGGTTATCTCAGTCAGTattttcagcatgaaaacagaaaagttaattatttaagaaaaagtacTAGTTACCAATCAACACATCTGCTACAATTCCATACCCAAACAATATATCTAATGCTAAAACATTTACAATCTAGCAAGAAATGCTCTCTGGGGTTGTTTAAATTATCTAATGGGGTTGTTTAAAATTATCTGATCCCACATCTACTGTGGGATTACTAAATTTCCGCAGACAAAATTTATCAATTTACACATCTGAAATTTTTTCCGAATTAGGGATAAAAAATACACCCTTACCTCCAGGCCCTTTTTTTGGGTTGTACTCTAAAGCATTACTACAGATTAGATCGATGTCCTTTAGAAAATCTCTTGCAGTTAGGTACTGGTGCATGTCAATCTTGGACAGAACTGTCGAGAGGTCCATGGGCTGTTTAACAGTGTCCCTGCAATTGGTTGCCTACAAATTAAAGACACATGCTCAGAGATTTAAGctacaaaaattaattattttcataaagtCAAATAAAGGACTTCTGAAGAGTCCCAGATATTTATAACACACTcaaatatgcagaaaataacCAGATAGTTTCTTGAAAATTGGAAAGGTATTTCAGGTGTCTTTGAAGAGACAGAccaggagagggggaaaatagAAGCAGGGTGGTCAGAAGCATGTGTGGAGCAGAGAAAGGAACTGGCTGGATTCATTTCACTTCCTTTCAGAAAACCACAGCAGAGAAGCCTTTCTCAGTAGTCACCTTAGATTCTCTTTGTTGTTGGCAGCAAGAAAAAATCTGCAGGATTTGCACCTTTGAAGCACCTGTCCTAAGCATCTAGTCTCCAATGAGATAACTGGACCCAGAGATGCTGATTTCTTTACTCAAAGCATAAAAGGAGCCTAATGACTAGTTTAGATAAGGACATCTATGTGTTTATAGGTTATTCACATCTTGGAAActacaaggaaaggaaaagacaagtCAGTGGATGCTCAAGGGAATGGGACTTTGCTGAAATGCAAAGCTATCTTAAAACAACTGACTTTGAAGTACATGCCCCTGTCTTAGACTTATTCAACAATTTTAATGGGAAGTGCATGGGAGCAAGAAAAACCCATGCAGCCCTTATGGTTGATTATGTACTAAGGAAAGCTACAGATGAAACTGAGAATGGCATCTGAAAATTTATTTGACAAACTGCTGCTTCTACTCCTGTTCTCACAGAACATATTGACAGTTAATCAAAGAGCTTCAGACTTTATTAGAACAGCCCTACAGGTACTGTTTATAAATATAGAGAAAGTGATCTCTCTGCTTTTTAGTGCTGTAACACActgttccagtttggccaaatttagaaatacatcctctgagagaaggcacaaccacccctcccccaccaggttcaggaaaaataaattttcctcgaaggaaagtgaaggagataaaactatttatttaacaaacacacgagaaaggaaaataatactaaataataaaatcttttgctgtgaaggaaaaacctgggaaagtgttagagtcctccctttggtctcctcagagctggggcttggcccagggccaggccctctgtgcccggtggaaagtcctcctgatgtgttctgatgttaaagcaatcaagcagtccagtagaaaagggagaaaatccgaaattccagggaaggaaaaattcaactctcagtctctctctggagaaaaagcagctgaacccCTGGccaaaaaaaacctgtcctgggagcagcaagccgggtgcttcctccctctcctgccacagctgggaaacaaattgctatctgtgtgtgaccttgaacaagatgcaaactgctttgaaaaagttttgctcagttttttccttccccctctcagactcagtttagaggcatagaaaggcacagaaattaatttctgggcataggcagcgatatgggatacacatcataaggtcaccccaagacacacgCCAATGTATCCAAACATTTTCATGGGCAAATTGTGTTGGCATTTGGTGTAACTGGCACTTGGACTAGATCATCCTTGTAGATCCCTTCTAACTGAAATACGCTAAAGGtttaaagacattttagaaAGAACATAGGACTTTCAGTGAATACTCAAATAATAAGCATTTGAGAGCCTCAAGGAGTCaagtaaaagcaaaattcagTTCCTTCTTCTTGGAAAATCAGAATAGTACATTCCTAACACCAAAGATAAACCTTCCTAGAAAGAGCACACAAACAGCAAGACACGTAAACACAGAGGAATTATGAATACACACAGTTATAATAGTATTATAAGTCAATACTAACCTCCTCTGGGTCAATGGGCTTTGTAAATGATTTGAAACGTTTGTCAATGACAAGTCTTTGTGCCACATCTCTTAAGTAAATCCTAAGTTCACGCAATGTatcctcttcctgctcttccacCTGtcttatttcttcctctgtcaGCTTTCGAGGCTTGGGTGGTGGAGCTACAGGCACTACTTCCAAAGGCTGGCAAGCTTAAATGAATCAGAAAATTGTTAATTGATAGAACTCATATACAAGCACATGAAAAATGATCGATAGTAAATTATCACCACAGTGAATACTGCATTATCTGTTAACCTAGAGTTAGAAAAGTTTTATATGCAGAATATCCTCCTCActtgtgttgttttttaatGCAGGAGGTTGAGCAGCTTGCTTCATAACTAAGTCCTcaaaaaaatgtcttctttcaGCACAGGTAGGACACAGGATTCTGAAAACTTCTTCATATTCATCATTGAACAATGTTTTTATCTAAAGTATGAAGAGAAAAGATACTTCAGTTATACAAGGCCATGCAAACTTCTTATATTCTGTTCCAAAAGAGCTGAGTATCTCTCTGAATTAAACTGAATACTTATCTGAATAAGACTATCGATGAAAAGGTACCTTCTTGGCCTTAAAAGACTAGGTTTTTATAGCATGGCAATTTAAAATGCCTTCTCCAAGGATCACCTTCTAGATTTTGAGCTAGGAAGCTAGGAAGAAACTGTATGATAAACAACTGAGAAAGGGGTGATTGGGGATTCACCATCCTCAAGGCTGcttattttgcatttacatGCCTTGCTGGCCTTTGGCTTGAATCTTCATGGCAGCTACAGAGGGAAAACGGCAAGGCTCGGAGGACAAGTGCTGGCTTTTTAGTAAGGTGTTTGGGCTttctctaattttatttttaattaatttaaatgaggTGTCTCAATTTGAATACTTCCAAGCTGTATTCCATTTTTCTATATCTACTACCAAAAGGTATGGAAGGGATTTCAATCCTTATTTTAGAAGGCACTTATTAACAGTATAAAAACTTCTGTTACCGAGACAAAATAATCAGAGCAGCACATTCACATTTTGAACACCTTCCTTGAATGCACAGTCTCACGTCTACAAAGCTCAGCATGTCCTCTTGAAGAATTTTGTTAAAGAATGCACctaaacatttatttccaaGTTGCTTAAACAGAAACTGGAACTTAGCTTTCTAATTTGTTGAGTTTTCACCCAGATGAAGGAAGTAATtgaaattctaaaaaaataatttaaatttgaaatcaCATTCCATCAATAACAGTGTAATCTCTGTACTTTTTCAGCAAAAAATATCTCTgacttttcagtaaaaatgttttcagaaaaacagtCTTTTTCCTAGCAACCTTTCAAGTACCATAGTCTTCACTAAGGACACACCTAACCATCTTTAAGCCACTAAAACCATTGCCTGAAGCAAGTCCATACATCTGTCTAATAAGCTTGAGTGTGTGAGAAGGGATAAAAAGTTGGGTCAAAGTCAATCTCTACTCAGAAAACACTTTAGGCAAATGCTTCCAGCATTGTTTTGTCTAAGCAAGTTTTAAGGGACTGGGTTTGGATGCCTGAGTAATTAATAGGAATCTGCTTAGGAGCCACACGTAACACTAATGCTTCAGGGCGTTATAAATTAACAAGAAATTGAgtaacaaaggaaataaagtaTCAACTGAAATACCTCTTCTGGGAGATCTCTCAGTTGTACATTAGATGTTGCGAGGAGTAAAACTGGAGTAAACCTTGGGATGCTCTGCAGTAGTGTTGTAAAAACAGACCTCAGTGTAGGTCCAACAGTCTCCCACCATGAAGGGATTTGTGGGACATAAATGATACTTGGTGCTGTTCTTTGAGCTTCTCGCATCAGCTGGTAAAATGAAGCTTGGATAAGAAAACTACATCATGTAGAACAGGCTACTAAATAACTATGTATCAGTCAAACTATCTTACGAAATAAGAGGCATGAAGGCAAGACATCAAGACAAATTGATAAATGACTCCTTAACAATCATGTAAAATTTTCACTTTGACTCTAATATAGGCATTTCTATGCAGACAGAAACAGACCTGAATCTCTGCTGATTTCAAAACTACTTAGGTATATGATAACTCCTAAAGAGCCTAAGAACTCAGCCAATGTAGTGGTgtgcctgaaaaaaacccaaagctaACACTTCAGCAAGATGTATTTGCCTGGAAAAATCACCACACAACTGCAGCTACACCATTTTCAGTTCGGAGGGGGGACACACCCTATTCAGACTGGAATAGAGTCTGAACAAACAAAGGCCTATGTGAAAAGATGAGGGCTAACACAGCACAAGAAGCCTGGCTATAGTTCATAACTTCAATCACATTTTATAAGAGGTGACCAGTCCTTAGACTGTCTTAAGAGCTAAATCACTCACAGCCTCTCATTACCAAAGGACCCATCAGACCAGACGGCTTTGGAAAACCACAAGCCACTGCCTACAGATGGCACCTCAATCACAGAAGACAACATGCATCTACGGGATGAGGGAAGTGGAACAGTCCTTTCGCGCGACAAATTTCTCCATGGACCATTTCAGATTAACTGCTCCTCCTATGTGACAAATGAGTATCCAGTCACATAATGTGTTTCTCCTAACTTGTACAGATCTCAAATGCTGCTACTAgagatcaaaatattttaatacgGTGATGCCAAAAAACAAAGTGGATTTACTGCCCaaaagtaaaaaagcaaaaaagcactAAGCTGcttatatttccttttcctagTAAATGAAAACTCAACACTGTACAAATCTAAGTATTCCAtgaattttaatgcttttgctGCATGTACTGCAGCAGTAGAAGCTGCATGtgtataggaaaaaaaaccaaacaagaaaattctttttcttaaaacctTGGCTGCCCTAcaaatataattgaaaaaaaggCTACAGAATGTGCATTGACATGCCGTCAGGTTGGTGCAGAGCCATCTACTGGTAGCACAGAGtcttaaaaagcaacaaacaacTTTCTAAATTCCACGTGAGACCAGCAGGATTTTTTGCCACAAAGAGGGGTTTATAAGCAGCACTTCCCATCTTCCTGAGCTACCAGTAACATTCTCCCTGTTACATTTCAAATGGAAACCATGGCCATGTATAAAATCCTTACTTGGTATCATTCCATcagaaaagtgaattttcagACAGAAGTAAACAAAACAGCACATTTAAATCAGGCCACTTATATTGACAATGAATTTTGCTTACTTCATTAGTTTATACACTAATCCTACGAGACTAACAAGAGAAAAAGCTACCTGTACACACGTTTCATCTGGTGACGTGCTAGCAAACAAAGTTGGTGTGTCCAGTGTATAAACTGGAAACTTTTCCAGGGAATGTATTACTGCAGCTGCCAAATCAGAAGCTTGCCCAGATCCTGGCTCTTCAATTAGTAAGAACCGTGGCCTGTAAGATGTTGGCTGGTCACGAGGATTTCTACAGCAATaagaagaaaagtttaaaatgagTGATGAATATGAAAACAGACAGTAaagttttttcctatttttttttttttgtaaatattctcCCTGTTCCATAAAATAATAAGCTGGTCTGTGAACAGAAGACTATCAAAGCCTACTTTCTCACAAACTCTGCCTCTGCTAAGAAATCCTGCCAGTCCCCAGCATGTCCGCTACTCTTTTGGCTGGGTTAAGTAACAGCTCTTAAATGCCACAGTGGGCCTGTCCAGCCAAATACCCACACAACAGTTCAGTTTGATGGGTCAGGGTACTCAGTTAGAGCAGTAGTAACTAGTTGTAGCTTCACACTTACATCTGGCAAATACTGACCACCCCTCACACACACTCTCAACTCCTTCATCTAGCATCCCTCACACCAAAACAGTTTACAGACCAGCCATCTTACAAATGGAACCACACCAGGG
It encodes the following:
- the LOC120411749 gene encoding ATPase family AAA domain-containing protein 2-like; protein product: MLLLCFEERTVLDYIFLYLSVDKSKRKCKIKECSSSIAAKRENVQFASSEDSPMEEHENVLQGQQKNGTENESERLTLVAESPTEKKSARLPECLDLREESEMLDCQIGRTSEDGSSNDSRVHHKTYVGHSQADEQPEVCDGKAKKIHTQGVSVDYSELRQVLDLVIVATENVSISRMERLYALLSQCIYRHREDDDKTELVKAMKKEIATLSYL